A window of Haloarcula sp. H-GB4 contains these coding sequences:
- the hisG gene encoding ATP phosphoribosyltransferase — translation MRIAVPNKGRLHEPSEELLERAGLHLVDGADRQLHADTVDPDVTVLYARAADIPEYVADGAADVGITGLDQVRESDTDDLVELRDLDFGRCRLVLAAPEDSDIETVYDFEDGRIATEFPKITRQYFDRVDVDVDVTEVSGATELTPHVDIADGIVDITSTGTTLRMNRLAVVDEVLESSVRLFAREDTADNEKVQQVDTALGSVLAAEDKRYLMMNAPEDALDDVEDVLPGMGGPTVMDIAGSDQLAVHAVVEERAVFETISSLKDVGASDILVTEIERLVE, via the coding sequence ATGCGAATCGCCGTCCCCAACAAGGGCCGCCTGCACGAACCAAGCGAGGAACTGCTCGAACGGGCCGGCCTCCATCTGGTCGACGGGGCCGACCGCCAACTGCACGCCGATACTGTCGATCCGGACGTAACCGTCCTGTACGCCCGCGCCGCCGACATTCCTGAGTATGTTGCGGACGGCGCTGCCGACGTGGGTATCACCGGCCTCGATCAGGTCCGTGAGTCCGACACCGACGACCTCGTCGAACTCCGTGACCTCGATTTCGGCCGCTGTCGCCTCGTCCTCGCCGCGCCGGAGGACAGCGACATCGAAACCGTCTACGACTTCGAGGACGGCCGCATCGCCACGGAGTTCCCTAAAATCACCCGCCAATACTTCGACCGGGTCGACGTCGACGTCGACGTAACCGAAGTGTCCGGCGCGACGGAACTGACCCCCCATGTCGACATCGCCGACGGCATCGTCGATATCACCTCGACCGGGACCACGCTCCGGATGAACCGGCTGGCCGTCGTCGACGAGGTGCTCGAAAGCTCCGTCCGTCTGTTCGCCCGCGAAGACACCGCTGACAACGAAAAGGTCCAGCAGGTCGACACCGCGCTTGGCTCCGTCCTCGCTGCCGAAGACAAACGCTATCTGATGATGAACGCCCCCGAGGACGCCCTTGACGACGTGGAAGACGTGCTTCCGGGGATGGGCGGCCCCACTGTGATGGACATCGCCGGCTCCGACCAGCTCGCCGTCCACGCCGTCGTCGAGGAGCGTGCTGTCTTCGAGACCATTAGCTCGCTCAAGGACGTGGGCGCGAGCGACATCCTCGTCACAGAGATAGAACGACTGGTTGAATAG
- a CDS encoding MFS transporter, giving the protein MLLAVAAGWFLVLGMRFVVPAVLPTIREEFVISNAQAGLAVTVLWLTYAAVQFPAGVLIDRIGERTLLVAAALLSGVGLLGYFFAPVFSLFLIATGAFGLGTGVYGPTRGTALSRTFDAREGTAFGVVMAAGSLGAATLPAVAAFVTTRYGWRLALASAAPLFILVAGALWLSVSDRPTGESKRSLRQDLRIVLTGFRNRRLVLSVSGKTLMLFAFQAVTAFLTTYLVTVRDLSQGTAGALLSVLFVGGALSQTVTGRVADRYGTPSVLTAVALVSTVPLVLIPSVRGVVPLAIVSGLIGVRMSVGPLANAYIVDTLPDTAEGTGWGLLRTGFFGISSLGSTAVGLLADQNLFALAFYGLAGLTLLAAATFVVLPRRDRL; this is encoded by the coding sequence ATGCTGCTTGCCGTCGCTGCCGGCTGGTTTCTCGTTCTCGGGATGCGGTTTGTCGTCCCTGCGGTGCTGCCGACGATACGCGAGGAGTTCGTCATCTCGAACGCACAGGCAGGGCTCGCAGTCACAGTACTCTGGCTCACATACGCGGCGGTACAGTTTCCGGCCGGGGTGCTGATCGACCGAATTGGGGAGCGGACACTGCTGGTAGCCGCAGCGTTGCTGTCGGGCGTCGGGCTGCTGGGCTACTTCTTCGCGCCGGTCTTCTCGCTGTTCCTCATCGCAACGGGCGCGTTCGGGCTCGGAACTGGGGTGTACGGCCCGACCCGCGGGACCGCGCTCTCACGGACGTTCGACGCCCGCGAGGGGACCGCCTTCGGTGTCGTAATGGCGGCCGGTTCTCTCGGCGCGGCCACACTGCCTGCCGTCGCCGCGTTCGTCACCACACGGTACGGCTGGCGGCTGGCGCTTGCCAGCGCCGCTCCGCTGTTCATCCTTGTCGCCGGCGCGCTCTGGCTCTCAGTCTCGGACCGCCCGACCGGTGAGTCCAAACGGAGCCTCCGGCAGGACCTCCGAATAGTCCTCACCGGCTTTCGCAACCGTCGGCTCGTGCTGTCGGTCTCCGGCAAGACACTGATGCTGTTTGCCTTTCAGGCCGTGACAGCGTTTCTCACGACATATCTGGTCACAGTCAGGGACCTCTCACAGGGGACCGCCGGGGCGCTCCTCTCGGTGCTGTTCGTCGGTGGCGCGCTCTCACAGACGGTTACCGGCCGGGTCGCCGACCGATACGGAACGCCCAGTGTCCTGACGGCTGTCGCGCTCGTCAGTACTGTTCCACTCGTGCTCATTCCGTCCGTCCGCGGCGTCGTGCCGCTGGCCATCGTCTCCGGCCTCATCGGGGTTCGGATGAGCGTCGGCCCGCTAGCTAACGCCTACATCGTCGATACGCTGCCTGACACCGCCGAAGGGACCGGCTGGGGCCTGCTCCGGACCGGCTTCTTCGGGATCAGTTCGCTGGGCTCGACGGCCGTCGGTCTGCTAGCCGACCAGAACCTGTTTGCTCTCGCGTTCTACGGTCTGGCTGGCCTGACACTGCTGGCTGCGGCTACCTTCGTTGTCCTCCCACGCCGGGACCGCCTGTAA
- a CDS encoding amidohydrolase — translation MSELLVTGGQVLRPDLTVERADVLVSQDSGDIVAVDEPGTLDGDDELDASDGLVIPGLVNAHTHVAMTLLRGLADDKPLDAWLQEDVWPVEAELTADDIRAGAELGLVEMIRSGTTALSDMYFEVEEIADAVDQAGMRAVLGFTAVTVGKDDEAARSDLRESLDVARKLDGAADGRVRTTFQPHSLTTVGEEFLSEFVPQALDDDLSIHLHANETRDEVTPIVDEHGQRPLAYADDIGLLDGDTYVAHGVHVDDSEIDLLAETGTGVAHCPASNMKLASGMAPVQDLLDAGVTVGLGTDGAASNNDLDMFDEMRDAAMIGKLAADDASAVDAGTVVEMATANGAALLGFDSGRIETGANADLAVIDLDAPHLTPAHDLVSHLAYAVHGSDVRHTVCDGEVLMRDRTVEVFDEQAVRERASDHAAALVERAGD, via the coding sequence ATGAGCGAACTTCTCGTCACCGGCGGGCAGGTCCTCCGACCTGACCTGACCGTCGAGCGTGCGGATGTACTGGTTTCACAGGACAGCGGCGACATCGTGGCCGTCGACGAACCGGGCACACTGGACGGCGACGATGAACTCGATGCTAGCGACGGCTTAGTCATCCCCGGTCTGGTTAACGCTCACACCCACGTCGCGATGACGCTGCTGCGCGGTCTTGCGGACGATAAGCCCCTCGACGCTTGGCTGCAGGAGGATGTCTGGCCCGTCGAGGCGGAACTGACCGCCGACGACATCCGTGCCGGGGCAGAACTTGGGCTGGTCGAAATGATCCGGTCGGGGACGACAGCACTGTCGGATATGTACTTCGAGGTCGAGGAGATCGCAGATGCAGTCGATCAGGCCGGGATGCGCGCAGTCCTGGGTTTCACCGCGGTCACCGTCGGCAAGGACGACGAGGCCGCGCGGTCTGACCTTCGGGAGAGTCTCGACGTAGCTCGGAAACTCGACGGTGCGGCTGATGGCCGAGTTCGGACGACGTTCCAGCCACACTCGCTCACGACCGTCGGCGAGGAGTTCCTCAGTGAGTTCGTCCCGCAGGCCCTCGACGACGACCTATCGATCCACTTGCACGCCAACGAGACACGCGACGAGGTGACGCCTATCGTCGACGAACACGGACAGCGCCCGCTCGCCTACGCCGACGACATCGGCCTGCTGGATGGCGACACGTACGTGGCCCACGGCGTCCACGTCGACGATAGCGAAATCGACTTGCTGGCAGAGACGGGTACCGGCGTCGCTCACTGCCCGGCCTCGAACATGAAGCTCGCAAGCGGGATGGCACCGGTACAGGACCTGCTGGATGCCGGCGTCACCGTGGGTCTCGGAACCGACGGCGCAGCCTCGAACAACGATCTCGATATGTTCGATGAGATGCGCGACGCGGCGATGATCGGAAAGCTCGCGGCTGACGACGCCAGCGCGGTCGATGCTGGCACTGTCGTCGAAATGGCGACCGCAAACGGCGCGGCTCTGCTGGGCTTCGACAGCGGTCGCATCGAAACCGGCGCGAACGCCGACTTGGCTGTCATCGACCTCGACGCCCCGCACCTGACGCCGGCCCACGACCTTGTCTCGCACCTGGCCTACGCCGTCCACGGGAGCGACGTGCGCCATACGGTCTGTGACGGCGAGGTACTCATGCGGGACCGCACTGTCGAGGTGTTCGACGAGCAGGCCGTCCGCGAACGAGCCAGCGATCACGCGGCCGCGCTGGTCGAACGAGCCGGCGACTGA
- a CDS encoding adenosylhomocysteinase translates to MTTPISEQLDDLDEARDSGRRKMDWAIQHMPICGALREEFEAEQPFSGERIGMAMHVEAKTAVLAEILAIGGAEVAITGCNPLSTHDDVSAALDAVDGITSYAERGVDDEEYYEAIEAVIGHKPTITVDDGMDLVAAIHEDYPELIDTIIGGAEETTTGVHRLRAMDDDGELDYPVFAVNDTPMKRLFDNVHGTGESSLASIAMTTNLSWAGKTVVVSGYGDCGKGVAKKASGQNADVIVTEVEPRRALEAHMEGYEVKPMAEAATEGDVFITTTGNRDVIVEEHFEAMQDGVLLANAGHFDVEVDLDALSDLAVDTYEARDGVQTYEMADGRRLNVLAEGRLVNLATPIALGHPVEVMDQSFGVQAVCVRELVENGDDYEAGVHAVPDRLDKEVAEIKLDAEGVDFDSLTDTQAEYMDSWQHGT, encoded by the coding sequence ATGACGACGCCTATTTCGGAGCAACTTGACGACCTCGACGAGGCTCGCGATTCCGGCCGCCGAAAGATGGACTGGGCTATCCAGCATATGCCCATCTGCGGCGCGCTCCGCGAGGAGTTCGAGGCCGAGCAGCCCTTTTCGGGCGAACGCATCGGCATGGCGATGCACGTCGAAGCCAAGACCGCTGTCCTCGCGGAAATCCTCGCGATCGGTGGCGCGGAAGTCGCCATCACCGGCTGTAACCCGCTCTCGACCCACGACGACGTGAGCGCCGCACTTGACGCTGTTGACGGCATCACTTCCTACGCCGAGCGCGGTGTCGACGACGAGGAGTACTACGAGGCTATCGAGGCTGTTATCGGCCACAAGCCGACCATCACCGTCGACGACGGGATGGACCTCGTCGCGGCCATCCACGAGGACTATCCGGAACTCATCGACACCATCATCGGTGGGGCAGAGGAGACGACGACCGGCGTCCACCGACTGCGCGCGATGGACGATGACGGCGAACTCGACTACCCCGTGTTCGCGGTCAACGACACGCCGATGAAGCGCCTGTTCGACAACGTCCACGGCACCGGCGAATCCTCGCTGGCCTCGATTGCAATGACGACGAATCTCTCGTGGGCCGGCAAGACCGTCGTCGTCTCCGGGTACGGTGACTGCGGCAAAGGTGTCGCGAAGAAAGCCAGCGGACAGAACGCCGACGTGATCGTCACCGAAGTTGAGCCCCGCCGCGCGCTCGAAGCCCACATGGAAGGCTACGAGGTCAAGCCGATGGCCGAGGCCGCCACCGAGGGCGACGTGTTCATCACGACGACCGGCAACCGCGATGTCATCGTTGAGGAGCACTTCGAGGCGATGCAGGATGGCGTCCTGCTCGCCAACGCTGGTCACTTCGACGTGGAAGTTGACCTCGACGCGCTGTCGGACCTCGCTGTCGACACTTACGAGGCCCGCGACGGCGTCCAGACCTACGAGATGGCCGACGGCCGCCGCCTGAACGTACTGGCCGAGGGCCGTCTGGTCAATCTCGCGACGCCTATCGCACTGGGCCACCCCGTCGAGGTGATGGACCAGAGCTTCGGCGTGCAGGCCGTCTGTGTCCGCGAACTGGTCGAAAACGGCGACGACTACGAGGCCGGTGTCCACGCTGTCCCGGACCGACTCGACAAGGAGGTCGCGGAGATCAAACTTGACGCCGAGGGCGTCGACTTCGATTCGCTGACCGATACGCAGGCCGAGTACATGGATTCCTGGCAGCACGGGACATAG
- a CDS encoding DapH/DapD/GlmU-related protein — translation MAVHETAQIENATLGTVDIREYVTIHDADIDDGVQIYEGASIKKATIHGPTDINANAYVENATLGESVQIGPNASIVGVTHDLTDAGMEFQNDTFDEVIIENGAFVGAGAVVLPGVTVGENAVVGAGTTVTEDVPSETVVRSATETVQRSL, via the coding sequence ATGGCTGTCCACGAGACCGCTCAGATTGAGAATGCGACGCTGGGAACTGTCGATATTCGAGAATACGTGACAATCCACGACGCCGACATAGATGACGGCGTCCAGATTTACGAGGGGGCCTCGATCAAGAAGGCGACTATCCACGGACCGACCGATATCAATGCAAACGCCTACGTCGAGAACGCGACGCTTGGCGAGTCCGTCCAGATTGGACCCAACGCCTCCATCGTCGGCGTAACCCACGACCTCACCGACGCGGGCATGGAGTTCCAGAACGACACCTTCGACGAGGTAATCATTGAGAACGGAGCTTTCGTCGGCGCTGGTGCGGTAGTCCTCCCGGGCGTCACGGTCGGCGAAAACGCCGTTGTCGGGGCCGGGACCACTGTAACCGAAGATGTCCCGTCCGAGACTGTGGTCCGGAGCGCCACGGAAACGGTACAGCGCTCCCTCTGA
- the priL gene encoding DNA primase regulatory subunit PriL: MEPLHARYPFLARSREAVEAAAVDLGEIVATDETVTARALERVESAITDGTVGEPHRRTRVELLSYPVARVLVSLVDVHICTRKYAQAEAEAAYDRFTEEFATTTELKSTQRETLDRTELLAEFDLASAVSDAGDGYRVEVGAYLDLAADQRGDSWRLVNRPLTDGEVRVTAEELNVLLKQAIRHRVTDGLPFTVPDAIADELTEEVDRLEEVLSELELTREIDTVVPELFPPCMKSLLDQVQKGEHLEHHSRFAIATFLIGIGMTTDEIVDLFQVNPGFGEEATRYQVDHIRGDTSPTEYSTPACSTMQSYGDCVNMDDLCETISHPMGYYEQKLDDTDEEELVDWREDEADEEADA, encoded by the coding sequence ATGGAACCGCTCCACGCACGCTACCCCTTTCTGGCGCGGTCGCGGGAGGCCGTCGAAGCCGCGGCGGTGGACTTGGGCGAGATCGTCGCCACGGACGAAACGGTCACAGCGCGCGCGCTGGAGCGGGTCGAATCGGCAATCACGGACGGGACTGTCGGTGAGCCACATCGACGGACCCGCGTCGAACTGCTTTCGTACCCGGTCGCCCGCGTGCTGGTGTCGCTCGTCGACGTGCACATCTGCACCCGGAAGTACGCACAGGCGGAGGCCGAGGCGGCCTACGACCGGTTTACCGAGGAGTTCGCGACGACGACGGAACTGAAGTCGACTCAGCGCGAGACACTGGACCGAACGGAACTGCTCGCGGAGTTCGACCTCGCGAGTGCTGTTAGCGACGCCGGCGACGGATACCGCGTCGAAGTCGGGGCGTATCTCGACCTGGCGGCCGATCAGCGGGGCGATTCCTGGCGGCTGGTCAATCGGCCACTGACAGACGGCGAGGTCAGGGTCACCGCCGAGGAACTGAACGTCCTGCTGAAGCAGGCGATACGTCACCGAGTCACCGACGGCCTGCCGTTCACCGTCCCGGATGCCATCGCCGACGAACTGACAGAGGAGGTCGACCGCCTAGAGGAAGTCCTCTCGGAACTGGAACTCACCCGCGAGATCGACACTGTCGTCCCGGAGCTGTTCCCACCCTGTATGAAGTCGCTCCTCGATCAGGTGCAGAAAGGCGAACACCTCGAACACCACTCCCGGTTTGCCATCGCGACCTTCCTCATCGGCATCGGGATGACGACAGACGAGATCGTCGACCTGTTTCAGGTCAACCCCGGTTTCGGCGAGGAGGCAACCCGCTATCAGGTCGACCATATCCGCGGGGATACCAGCCCGACGGAATACTCAACCCCGGCGTGTTCGACCATGCAGTCCTACGGTGACTGTGTCAACATGGACGACCTCTGTGAGACGATTTCTCACCCGATGGGCTACTACGAGCAGAAGTTAGATGACACCGACGAAGAGGAACTAGTCGACTGGCGCGAGGACGAGGCTGATGAAGAGGCCGACGCCTAG
- a CDS encoding SWIM zinc finger family protein: MTLIEPAADRQSTALAPDLRSLPDRAARAWTERMAVHPRADSTYAVTTESDSTYLVDIAQHACSCPDNRIRGEHCKHLRRVAIEITARQVAPPGKQRAVCDACGTVTFVAVDARTPHLCGNCRLEIGDIVRDRETDDSLVVTAVTDTPADDWTIKATDETVADYDTNDGYPPDDLVVLATYLSDAVSATEPREYAFPLSRLRRADDAELVGGGTQ; this comes from the coding sequence ATGACGCTCATCGAGCCAGCAGCCGACCGGCAGAGTACCGCACTTGCACCGGACCTCCGTTCCCTCCCGGACCGGGCCGCCCGTGCTTGGACCGAGCGCATGGCCGTCCATCCGCGAGCGGACAGCACGTACGCCGTGACGACGGAGAGCGACAGCACGTACCTCGTCGACATCGCACAGCACGCCTGTTCCTGTCCGGACAACCGCATTCGCGGCGAGCACTGCAAACACCTCCGGCGCGTCGCTATCGAAATCACTGCACGACAGGTCGCACCGCCCGGTAAGCAACGGGCGGTCTGTGACGCCTGTGGGACCGTTACCTTCGTCGCCGTCGACGCGAGAACGCCCCATCTCTGTGGCAACTGCCGACTGGAAATCGGCGACATCGTGCGAGACCGCGAGACGGACGACAGCCTCGTCGTTACGGCCGTCACCGACACGCCAGCCGACGACTGGACCATCAAGGCGACCGACGAGACGGTCGCCGACTACGACACCAACGACGGCTACCCGCCTGACGACCTCGTTGTGCTAGCGACGTATCTTTCTGATGCCGTCAGCGCGACCGAGCCGCGAGAATACGCCTTTCCGCTGTCACGACTCCGCCGCGCCGACGACGCCGAACTCGTTGGCGGTGGGACACAGTAA
- the hjc gene encoding Holliday junction resolvase Hjc produces MANSNAKGDRRERELVNALDEAGFAVMRAPASGSATERELPDVLSGDGETFYAIEAKSSAGDPIYLTGEEVEALLFFARNFGAKPRIGVRFDREEWYFFHPADLYTTDGGNYRVKKEKALSDGTDFDEFVGNSEKVTLDEVGDDGPDQSVLDVLSAFERGDLDKEEAAAMLE; encoded by the coding sequence ATGGCAAACTCGAACGCGAAGGGTGACCGCCGCGAGCGCGAACTGGTCAACGCACTCGACGAGGCGGGCTTTGCAGTGATGCGCGCGCCGGCGAGCGGCAGCGCGACCGAGCGGGAACTGCCGGACGTGCTCTCAGGCGACGGGGAAACGTTCTACGCTATCGAGGCGAAGTCCAGTGCTGGCGACCCCATCTATCTCACTGGTGAAGAGGTCGAGGCGCTGCTGTTTTTCGCCCGGAACTTCGGCGCGAAGCCGCGTATCGGCGTCAGGTTCGACCGCGAGGAGTGGTACTTCTTCCATCCGGCTGATCTCTACACCACCGACGGCGGCAACTACCGCGTCAAAAAGGAAAAAGCTCTCTCTGACGGGACTGACTTCGATGAGTTCGTGGGCAACTCCGAGAAGGTCACGCTTGACGAGGTAGGCGACGACGGCCCCGACCAGAGCGTGCTAGATGTGCTGTCGGCCTTCGAGCGCGGCGACCTCGACAAAGAGGAAGCCGCAGCGATGCTTGAATAG
- a CDS encoding DUF4382 domain-containing protein, with translation MRRRRFIATGAGVSVGLLAGCSGSSTSGESDGTSGDETSDGGSTDADAMTDDGSTVGTFRLLISDQPAAIGDFDSLNVSFSEARIFHAKDSEETDESDDATETGPTETATSEATDTKTAEATETETTDDDDTEGEDEDTGEEENEEADGGDSSFEVRDLDGATVDLTEVVGDKAIGVLDGELEAGRYSKIELYAESVDGVVNGESVDVKIPSEKLQLTKPFEVVAGESVDFVFDINVVKKGNGGYNLLPVISESGVAGKDVAVEEVGSDSTEDEADETETDGDNTGDEEAEVETTAIDETERDSTPESNQRGNETTAAE, from the coding sequence ATGAGACGGCGACGATTCATCGCGACAGGCGCTGGCGTCAGCGTCGGTCTCCTCGCCGGCTGTTCCGGGTCGAGCACCTCCGGCGAATCCGATGGGACTAGCGGTGATGAAACCAGTGACGGCGGCTCTACTGACGCGGATGCGATGACGGACGACGGCAGTACCGTCGGGACGTTCCGGTTGCTCATCAGCGACCAGCCCGCGGCTATCGGTGACTTCGACTCGCTCAACGTATCGTTCTCGGAGGCTCGCATCTTCCACGCGAAAGACAGCGAAGAGACGGACGAAAGCGACGACGCGACCGAAACCGGACCGACGGAAACAGCCACATCCGAAGCGACCGACACAAAGACGGCCGAGGCGACTGAAACCGAGACAACGGACGATGACGACACTGAGGGTGAGGACGAAGACACCGGTGAGGAAGAGAACGAGGAAGCTGACGGCGGCGACAGCAGCTTCGAGGTTCGTGACCTTGACGGCGCAACCGTTGACCTCACCGAAGTCGTCGGGGACAAAGCCATCGGCGTCCTCGACGGTGAACTCGAAGCGGGCCGCTACAGCAAGATCGAACTGTACGCTGAATCCGTTGACGGGGTCGTCAACGGCGAATCGGTCGATGTAAAGATTCCGAGCGAGAAGCTCCAGCTCACCAAGCCGTTCGAAGTCGTTGCTGGCGAATCGGTCGACTTCGTCTTCGACATCAATGTCGTCAAGAAGGGCAACGGCGGCTACAACCTCCTGCCGGTCATCTCGGAAAGCGGGGTCGCCGGCAAGGACGTTGCTGTTGAGGAGGTCGGCAGCGACAGTACGGAAGACGAGGCTGACGAGACGGAGACGGACGGCGATAATACCGGCGACGAAGAGGCCGAGGTCGAGACAACAGCAATCGATGAAACTGAGCGCGACTCGACGCCGGAGTCGAACCAGCGCGGCAACGAAACGACAGCCGCCGAGTAG
- a CDS encoding alpha/beta fold hydrolase — MPSAPPIPATDWLPDDSETETLSLPDGRQLAYATYGDADGYPVLFCHGTPGSHVAARLLAAPARERGINLIAPDRPGIGNSEDASVTLKDWPDDAAHLLSHLDVDTAGAVGFSGGGPFALACHRLPDIERVALLGSSGPPSVGATGRVQQFVGALSQHAPWALGRLFRLQRWFAVRRDPSYAVGLVADETPETDDLAADKVARIVRADMLTSMARGPSGIIREQRLLSQPWPFALEDISVPVSVFQGQSDANVAPSTGNALAQRLPDASLELVDSDHLGTLIAAGGDALGAVQRRTRV; from the coding sequence ATGCCCTCCGCGCCGCCAATTCCGGCCACTGACTGGCTGCCGGACGATTCCGAAACGGAGACACTCTCGCTCCCAGACGGTCGGCAGCTGGCCTACGCCACCTACGGCGACGCCGACGGCTATCCGGTCCTCTTCTGTCACGGTACTCCCGGATCACACGTCGCCGCACGGCTACTCGCCGCGCCGGCTCGCGAACGCGGCATCAACCTCATCGCTCCGGACCGACCGGGCATTGGAAACTCGGAAGACGCTTCTGTCACGCTCAAGGACTGGCCAGACGACGCCGCGCACCTCCTGTCCCATCTTGATGTCGACACGGCTGGTGCCGTCGGTTTCTCCGGCGGTGGCCCGTTCGCGCTGGCCTGTCACCGACTGCCAGACATAGAGCGCGTTGCACTCTTAGGCAGCAGCGGCCCGCCGTCAGTCGGCGCGACAGGGCGTGTACAGCAGTTCGTGGGGGCACTGTCCCAGCACGCTCCATGGGCGCTCGGGCGACTCTTCCGGCTGCAGCGATGGTTTGCTGTCCGCAGGGACCCGTCCTACGCCGTGGGGTTAGTTGCTGATGAGACACCGGAAACAGACGACCTGGCAGCTGACAAGGTGGCTCGGATCGTCCGTGCGGATATGCTCACGTCGATGGCACGCGGTCCAAGCGGGATTATCCGCGAGCAGCGACTCCTCTCACAGCCATGGCCATTTGCCCTCGAAGATATTTCAGTGCCGGTCAGCGTGTTTCAGGGGCAAAGCGATGCCAACGTTGCCCCGTCAACGGGGAACGCCCTTGCCCAACGGCTTCCAGACGCCTCGCTCGAACTCGTCGACAGCGACCATCTCGGTACGTTGATAGCTGCTGGCGGCGACGCATTGGGCGCCGTACAGCGTCGAACGCGCGTCTGA
- a CDS encoding DNA polymerase sliding clamp: MFNAIVSADTLQATLDSVSVLVDECKIHLEEDGLEIRAVDPANVGMVDLRLDAAAFESYETDGGLIGVNLSRLEDIAGMADAGQLVHLDLDEETRKLHISIDGLEYTLALIDPDSIRQEPDLPDLDLSANIVIEGKDIDRSVTAADMVSDHIALGVDATDELFYVDAEGDTDDVHLELTRDDLIDLTPGDAHSLFSLDYLKNMNKAIPKDAEVEMELGEEFPVKMHFSFAEGQGRVTYMLAPRIQSE; encoded by the coding sequence ATGTTCAACGCCATCGTGAGCGCAGACACGCTCCAGGCGACTCTCGACTCTGTGAGCGTGCTGGTGGACGAGTGCAAGATCCACCTCGAAGAAGACGGGCTGGAAATTCGGGCAGTCGACCCGGCAAACGTTGGAATGGTCGACCTGCGGCTCGACGCGGCGGCGTTCGAGTCCTACGAGACTGACGGTGGGCTCATCGGCGTCAATCTCTCCCGCCTCGAAGACATCGCCGGCATGGCCGACGCCGGCCAGCTCGTCCACCTCGATCTGGACGAAGAGACGCGGAAGCTCCACATCTCTATCGACGGTCTGGAATACACCCTCGCCCTTATCGACCCCGACTCCATCCGTCAGGAGCCCGACCTCCCGGATCTGGACCTCTCGGCAAACATCGTCATCGAAGGGAAGGACATCGACCGGTCGGTGACCGCCGCAGACATGGTCAGCGACCACATCGCACTGGGCGTCGACGCCACCGATGAACTGTTCTACGTCGACGCCGAGGGCGACACCGACGACGTCCACCTCGAACTCACCCGCGACGACCTCATCGACCTCACCCCCGGGGATGCTCACTCGCTGTTCTCGCTGGATTACCTGAAGAACATGAACAAGGCCATTCCGAAAGACGCCGAGGTCGAGATGGAACTCGGCGAGGAGTTCCCCGTTAAGATGCACTTCAGCTTCGCTGAAGGGCAGGGCCGGGTCACGTACATGCTCGCGCCGCGCATCCAGAGCGAATAA